CAATTAAATTATATTGCCTATAATGCGTCACCACAACGGAAATTGATGGATAAACGGTAGACTTGTAAAAATTGCAGGAATAAGCTTTTGGGTGTCGAATTGATATACTAAAAAAAGTGAAAGGAAATATTATTATGCATGATAAAGCATTTGCTGAACTAAAAAGTTCAATAATGGAAGACATAAAAGACACACTTTCCAAAATCATAAAAGAGCCTCAAATAAAACTTGAAATCATTGAAAGAGAATATGATGATTATGTCTATGAAATGGGTCTACCTTATAATGATAGTGCAACAAATAAAGAAAAAATCATTGGGGCTTTAAGTCATCATCCATTAAATATTATGAATATACTCATCTCTTATATTAAAAATAAAAATTATAAGAAAGAAGCACAATTGATTTTTGACTCGGAAAACTATAAATCAAGATCCGAATTTCCTTTTGAACAATGTATTAAAATAGAAGATTTTTCAATATTAACTTATGTAGGTAAGCCTAACTTAACTGTTTTTAGTGATGACACAGAAGTAACAGACTATATAGATGTTGTTATTGAAAACGATAGGTATAACCATCTGAGCGGAGAAATTTTTTTAAAAGGAAAGTTTTCATATAACTCAGAAGTATATAGCATATTTTTGTTTGATGACTTAGAAAAATATATAGATATAGTTGTTTTTGGGCTTTTAAAGAATGATAATATCCCTTCATGGATTGAGTATATGATAGAGGGCTGTATCAACTTGGAATATAAAAACAAGAAGATGGCATTTCTTAATATTTTTGCTGCATTTGATAACTTCATTGAATTAATGAATAAAAAAATATTTGATTATTATGTAGAATACTATACTGAACACATTAAAACTTATAAAACTGGTAATCCAAGTTGGAAGCAAGATGAACTTGAAGAAGTAAAAGAGCATTTAAAAGATAAAATTAAAAAGTATGGAAAAGAAACCAGAAGAATTGAAGATAAATTACGTGATGCATTGAGGGAGATAGAAATTAATGGTAACAACTCTAAATTTAAAGATATGTTTTCATTAGTAGGTAAATTTAGTGCTATTGCAAAAATGAGGAATACAATTAGTCACGGTTCAAAAGTGGAAAATGATATTGATGTGGGAAGTGCATTATATATAGTTCTAACTATTATTTTATCCGTACTTTTGTATCAAGATATGGAAACAAATCAATGGACAAATATAATTTCGTAGAGATAATAGGAGTACCTGGTTACTGATATGCTCCCACTACCCTTATCATTCCTCTAATATTAAGCTTTAATTTAATTAATTTCCCTTTTTGGGATAATATTTACAAACATTTACAAAGCAGATTCAGTCGTTGCCATTGCCTAATGAATAACAAGTTTTTACATTTTATTTATCCAAACTACATAACCCTTTAGTTTATAGAAATATGAAATATTGCTAATACTAATTTAAGACAAAAGAGTACTGGGAGTGATGAAATGGCTTACTTTTCGGAACGCCTTAAAATGCTTCGAAATGAAAAAGGGCTATCTCAGAGCAGTTTGGGGAAAGAAATAGATACACCCAGAACAACAATTTCGTCCTGGGAGTATGACAACAGACCGCCTGATCTTTTCACAGCTGTTAAACTGGCAAATTTTTTTAAAGTTTCACTTGATTATATCTCTGGTTTATCAGATAGTAGAAATCCAGAGTATTCACAGAAAGTTACAGGTAATTTACTAAATGCAATTGATTCTGATGCCAGCTTGCGAGAAAGCATAAACAAATTATTGACAAGTACTGAGTTTAAAAAATTAATGATGCAAGTGCAAGATTATCCTGAAGAAAAGATCAGGAAAATAATACAGGTATTAAAAATAATCGAAGAGCCGTAAAGCCCTAACAATACTAAGTTCTACATATCATAAAAACGTGAAATCGGGCGGACCAGATGGCGAGTTGAATTTATTGCATGTACAAAATCCTTTATTTATAAGGGTTTTGGAACTTATAGTGTATATTTATTTCTCTCTTATCAGTTATATCTATTCTATCAATCAACTTAGTCAGCAAAATTTTATCGGGTCTGTCAAAATTAGCAATTTCCTTTATTATGTGGAGATAATCTGTACTTTTATTAGGTTTCTCTGAAGATTTCTTCTTTTCAAGAAGTTGAGAATATCTGCTGCTCAATCTTTCCTTTTCTTGATTATATTCTGTAGACATTTGCAAGAACATATCTTCGTCAATTATACCCTTAACCTTATCAATATACAGTGATTTTATTATATCTTTTGTTTGCATCATTTTTTTATTAATTTGTACCATTTCTTTATCTATAGAGTCATCTTTATTTGGCTTCAATGTACTTAGTTGCTCATAAAAACTCTCCTGCAAAACATGCTTGGCAATTTTTTTCAGTTCTTCAATAACACGTTCTTCCAAAACATCTTCATGCATTAAATGACTGGTACATTGACTTGGCCCATACTTATTATAAGTCATACAAAATACTATCATCTTTTTAGATGAATTTTTGCGATAGGTCATTTTTGCACCGCAATCCCCACAAAACAATAATCCATTCAGCAGATGAGAGGCTTTTTCACCCTTGTCATAATGTACAATTTTCTTCTCCATCATTTCTTGTACCATTGCAAAATCTTCCATTGATATAATCGGCTCATGCGTATCTTCTGCAACAATCCAATCTTTAGAAGGGATTTTTCTGTATTTTTCAACCTTATAGTTTATTTTGACCTGCCGTCCTTGTGTCATATTTCCCATATATGAAGGATTAGATAGTATCCGCTTTACTGTTTCATGAGTCCATAAATAACGCTTAACCATTGCATTTCTGTATGTACTATTTGTCTCTTTGTATTTTGTTGGACATGGTACTTTTTCAGCATTTAGGGTCTTTTTAATGCTATGCATACTCTCTCCA
This region of Pseudobacteroides sp. genomic DNA includes:
- a CDS encoding helix-turn-helix transcriptional regulator, which gives rise to MAYFSERLKMLRNEKGLSQSSLGKEIDTPRTTISSWEYDNRPPDLFTAVKLANFFKVSLDYISGLSDSRNPEYSQKVTGNLLNAIDSDASLRESINKLLTSTEFKKLMMQVQDYPEEKIRKIIQVLKIIEEP
- a CDS encoding recombinase family protein, yielding MYALGNYFSEFRDTMIYNVGIYLRLSKEDETAGHSESISNQRDYITSYVLDQGWNIVDVYIDDGFSGLNFNRPAFKKLIEDIGNKKVNLVITKDLSRLGRDYIDTGYYLERYFPQMNVRYIALSDGIDTFANSSNNDMSPFKSVINDLYAKDISKKIRTVMDTKRKNGQFIGAFAPYGYKKDPYNKNKFVIDDEVAPIVKRIFSMYLNGESMHSIKKTLNAEKVPCPTKYKETNSTYRNAMVKRYLWTHETVKRILSNPSYMGNMTQGRQVKINYKVEKYRKIPSKDWIVAEDTHEPIISMEDFAMVQEMMEKKIVHYDKGEKASHLLNGLLFCGDCGAKMTYRKNSSKKMIVFCMTYNKYGPSQCTSHLMHEDVLEERVIEELKKIAKHVLQESFYEQLSTLKPNKDDSIDKEMVQINKKMMQTKDIIKSLYIDKVKGIIDEDMFLQMSTEYNQEKERLSSRYSQLLEKKKSSEKPNKSTDYLHIIKEIANFDRPDKILLTKLIDRIDITDKREINIHYKFQNPYK